From the Candidatus Zixiibacteriota bacterium genome, one window contains:
- a CDS encoding oligosaccharide flippase family protein encodes MGFWRQLIRNATAFWGSLAVRTVVAFFFTPFIAASLGSAVYGLWVVIFQTITYCTLFDFGLEKALTRFIGWSESVSDYRETNRILNSAFILYGTAGFLVLVVTPILVQLVIRSIAMSVPGAGEQPVYAFYIIGAYLAVRFWLTPFAGSLGGFQRFDIANGLEIGEELIRTLLMVAALIAGFGLVALASIIFGASLIRQVAAIVWLRRIRPHTRLDLHLADRRTARNLVDYSAIAFGISIAWLVIFNTDSILLGLLLGPAAAGVYAPGAQMMLYLRQIVNAVGNPLMPAISQLEGRRQDEKIRQVYFRISGYMTFAAVFACAGVVLYAHPFVRLWLPQEFAASGSVMVVLAAGSAFYLPHIIGNAMLFGLGRHKFLFYTLAFEGSLKLALSFVLIPRYGVTGMALAAAVPQVVTYVAFFPWMMSRQLAFPLRHLAVSMIRSGSLALLVSVPTALILRYLLGVQNWFDFGLNVGVVTAVALVAAWYVLIDKPDRERLTAYLRGAFPRS; translated from the coding sequence ATGGGATTCTGGCGGCAACTCATCCGCAACGCCACCGCGTTCTGGGGAAGTCTGGCTGTAAGAACCGTCGTCGCGTTCTTCTTCACTCCGTTTATTGCGGCCAGTTTGGGTAGCGCCGTCTATGGCCTGTGGGTCGTCATCTTCCAAACCATCACCTATTGTACGCTCTTCGATTTTGGTCTCGAAAAAGCGCTCACACGTTTCATCGGGTGGTCGGAGTCCGTCTCTGACTACCGTGAGACGAATCGAATACTCAATTCTGCCTTCATACTGTACGGCACCGCCGGGTTTCTGGTGCTGGTGGTCACGCCGATCCTGGTGCAGTTGGTCATACGGTCGATTGCGATGTCAGTGCCCGGGGCAGGAGAGCAACCCGTATACGCATTCTACATAATCGGAGCTTACCTAGCTGTGCGGTTCTGGTTGACCCCGTTTGCCGGGTCACTCGGCGGCTTTCAGCGGTTTGATATCGCGAATGGGCTTGAGATCGGCGAGGAGCTTATCCGCACGCTCCTCATGGTCGCGGCGCTCATCGCCGGCTTTGGCCTGGTGGCACTGGCCTCGATCATCTTTGGCGCGAGTCTGATCCGGCAGGTGGCGGCTATCGTGTGGCTTAGGCGTATTCGTCCCCATACGCGGCTTGACCTGCATCTGGCCGATCGCCGCACCGCCAGAAATCTGGTGGATTACTCCGCTATCGCCTTTGGTATTTCGATTGCGTGGCTGGTGATATTTAACACCGATTCGATTCTCCTCGGTCTGTTGCTCGGTCCGGCGGCAGCCGGCGTCTACGCCCCGGGCGCTCAGATGATGCTATACCTTCGGCAGATCGTCAACGCGGTCGGCAATCCACTCATGCCGGCGATCTCGCAGCTCGAAGGTCGGAGACAAGACGAAAAGATCCGCCAGGTCTATTTTCGTATCAGCGGGTACATGACGTTCGCGGCGGTGTTCGCGTGTGCCGGCGTAGTGTTGTATGCGCACCCGTTCGTGCGTCTGTGGTTGCCACAGGAATTTGCGGCCAGCGGGTCTGTCATGGTTGTTCTGGCGGCAGGTTCGGCGTTTTACCTTCCTCATATCATCGGCAACGCCATGCTGTTCGGCCTTGGCAGACACAAGTTCCTGTTCTATACCCTGGCGTTCGAGGGGAGTCTCAAGCTCGCTCTATCGTTCGTGCTGATTCCACGGTACGGCGTGACGGGAATGGCGCTCGCCGCGGCCGTCCCGCAAGTCGTGACCTATGTTGCGTTCTTCCCCTGGATGATGTCCCGCCAACTTGCTTTTCCGCTCCGGCACCTGGCAGTTTCAATGATCCGCAGCGGTTCGCTGGCTTTGCTTGTGTCGGTGCCGACGGCACTTATCCTGCGATATCTCCTTGGCGTTCAGAATTGGTTCGATTTCGGGTTGAACGTCGGCGTGGTCACCGCCGTTGCCCTTGTCGCCGCGTGGTACGTGCTCATAGACAAGCCCGACAGGGAGCGGCTGACGGCTTATCTACGCGGCGCCTTCCCCAGATCGTAG
- a CDS encoding biopolymer transporter ExbD — MSGKGKRRVGIRIDMTPMVDIAFLLLIFYMATTQFKPPEARAVELPQSHSQIELPDKDIINITVTKYDSIYVDYVEKDTINIDGQNVASNVRKVITTPPSRVAEQILRARAKNYKALVVIKADRRAKFGVMQDVMKQMQENALERFLIITDNEVG, encoded by the coding sequence ATGTCGGGTAAAGGCAAGCGTCGCGTCGGCATTAGGATCGATATGACCCCCATGGTCGATATTGCATTCCTGCTGCTGATTTTCTATATGGCGACGACGCAGTTCAAACCGCCGGAAGCGCGGGCGGTCGAACTGCCCCAGTCGCACTCGCAGATTGAGTTGCCCGACAAGGATATCATCAATATCACCGTCACCAAGTACGACTCGATCTATGTCGACTACGTCGAAAAGGACACCATCAATATCGACGGTCAGAATGTGGCGTCGAACGTCCGTAAGGTGATCACGACCCCGCCTTCGCGTGTGGCCGAGCAGATTCTTCGCGCCCGCGCCAAGAATTACAAGGCGCTTGTGGTGATCAAGGCGGACCGCCGGGCGAAATTCGGGGTCATGCAGGACGTCATGAAGCAGATGCAGGAAAACGCTCTGGAGCGATTCCTGATCATCACCGACAATGAGGTGGGGTAA
- a CDS encoding tetratricopeptide repeat protein: MKDKTHRIRSNRPATWLACVPALLLTVAAISQDVKLPIRQALDAGDTTLAIDLINKDIAVDPAYNVNYYTLGRIHYQRGQYEQARQQFEIALEKKKKDYESQYFLGLCYLHLGDLVNAEKTMEDGRKKSKDGRAMFEDGFGLVMMAKKDYQAADKAFRQALVIDEKNALFHIHLGDANLASGVPSLAAGEYQKALETDTGSTEVYFHWAEACLEMKDYSCAIEKLRIVLTKDSTHAPAWMRAGGIYFKAALSTTNREERANRFKETIGSYKRYLELSHAKSDSSTVRAYFETAMAYSNLGGYEEAANYFQQVLSIPYEPRDIYFNYGKALWGLKKFDEAAQTLLKHLDWVAKQGPEYTPTISTGEVYQLLGDCYYYREARDYVNAVTYYKKSLEFDSTQKRVLENLAVSYHSLKSFAQALTYYDKRIELGIDSSRCNIYKNAGFCALNLAGNTNVDDEMNIDGATGSDTVAAVSSNGLDPNKNYYEVAVEYLQKYLVCMPNDVKALSLAGTTYLFQLKDCANGSKMFEKVLTVEPNNCEAKRSLGFAYFGGLCQKNYSRALDFLLAAHDCTVKAKGACGDVDLILWIAQTYHSRAADRAASDKAGSKADFKAANEWYGKVLKCQPGNAVAKKGQNDTQFEF, encoded by the coding sequence ATGAAAGATAAAACGCACCGAATTCGCTCGAATCGCCCCGCCACTTGGCTGGCCTGCGTGCCGGCGCTGCTTCTGACTGTGGCCGCGATCTCCCAGGATGTCAAACTCCCCATTAGACAGGCCCTCGATGCCGGCGATACGACCTTGGCCATCGATCTTATCAACAAGGATATTGCCGTCGACCCGGCCTACAATGTCAATTACTACACGCTGGGACGGATCCACTATCAGCGGGGTCAGTACGAACAAGCCAGGCAGCAATTTGAGATCGCTCTGGAGAAGAAGAAGAAGGACTATGAGTCGCAGTACTTCCTCGGTCTTTGCTACCTGCACCTTGGCGATCTGGTGAATGCAGAGAAGACCATGGAGGATGGTCGCAAGAAGTCCAAAGATGGGCGCGCCATGTTCGAGGATGGCTTCGGGTTGGTGATGATGGCCAAGAAGGATTACCAGGCGGCCGATAAGGCGTTTCGCCAGGCGCTGGTGATTGACGAAAAGAACGCGCTGTTCCACATCCATCTCGGCGACGCCAACCTCGCTTCTGGCGTGCCCTCATTGGCAGCCGGTGAATACCAGAAGGCGCTCGAAACCGACACCGGTTCTACCGAGGTCTATTTTCATTGGGCGGAAGCCTGCCTCGAGATGAAAGACTATTCATGCGCGATCGAGAAACTCCGCATCGTGCTCACCAAGGACTCTACACATGCTCCCGCCTGGATGCGGGCTGGCGGTATCTACTTCAAAGCAGCCCTCTCGACCACCAACCGCGAGGAACGGGCTAACCGCTTCAAAGAGACTATTGGTTCGTACAAACGGTATCTTGAATTGTCGCACGCCAAGTCGGATTCCTCCACTGTTCGCGCCTATTTCGAAACCGCCATGGCTTACTCCAACTTGGGCGGGTATGAAGAGGCCGCCAATTATTTCCAACAAGTGCTGTCGATTCCGTACGAGCCGCGCGATATCTACTTTAATTATGGCAAGGCGCTTTGGGGGCTCAAGAAATTCGACGAAGCGGCGCAGACGCTGCTCAAACACCTGGACTGGGTTGCCAAGCAGGGGCCGGAGTACACGCCGACCATTTCCACCGGCGAGGTCTATCAGTTGCTCGGGGACTGTTATTATTACCGGGAGGCCAGGGACTATGTCAATGCGGTAACATATTACAAAAAGTCGCTGGAGTTCGACAGCACGCAAAAGCGGGTGCTGGAGAACCTGGCCGTCTCATACCACAGTCTGAAGAGTTTCGCGCAAGCGTTGACCTATTACGACAAGCGGATCGAACTCGGTATCGATTCTTCACGCTGCAACATCTACAAAAATGCCGGTTTCTGCGCGCTGAACCTCGCCGGTAACACCAATGTCGATGACGAGATGAATATCGACGGTGCCACGGGTTCCGACACGGTGGCGGCCGTATCATCCAACGGCCTTGACCCGAACAAGAACTACTACGAGGTCGCGGTCGAGTATCTCCAGAAGTATCTGGTGTGCATGCCGAACGATGTCAAGGCGCTCTCCTTGGCCGGCACCACCTACTTGTTCCAATTGAAGGACTGTGCGAACGGCTCGAAGATGTTCGAGAAAGTGTTGACCGTCGAGCCGAATAACTGCGAGGCCAAGCGGTCCCTGGGTTTTGCCTACTTTGGTGGTTTGTGTCAGAAAAATTATTCGCGCGCGCTGGATTTTCTCCTGGCAGCGCACGATTGTACGGTTAAAGCCAAAGGGGCCTGCGGCGATGTTGACCTGATACTGTGGATCGCACAGACCTACCACTCGCGCGCGGCCGACCGCGCCGCCAGTGACAAGGCCGGCTCCAAGGCCGATTTCAAAGCAGCCAATGAATGGTACGGCAAAGTGCTCAAGTGTCAGCCCGGCAACGCGGTTGCCAAAAAGGGCCAGAACGACACGCAGTTTGAATTCTGA
- a CDS encoding MotA/TolQ/ExbB proton channel family protein, whose protein sequence is MVKQTLFVTLNALVAFLIGIGLYYGVFRTATNPIVHSIYKGGPLVIILIMTLCMLIVFVVERYLSLYGNAKGKSSVQVFFKKLVTLLQGDDFDGALAACDKQRGTTANVLRAGIERYREVKTDKSMNAEKRIQLTQAAIEEANALEGPLLERNLIALSTIASIATMIGLLGTTIGMIRAFAATGNVEGGVIDASQLAVGISEALVNTAGGLISGILGIFFYNFFVNKVDAFNYTTDEATFEVMQILKSKEGI, encoded by the coding sequence ATGGTTAAACAAACGCTTTTCGTGACTCTCAATGCACTGGTGGCCTTTCTGATCGGTATCGGCCTCTACTACGGCGTGTTCCGTACCGCCACCAACCCCATCGTCCATTCGATCTACAAAGGCGGCCCGCTGGTCATCATTCTCATCATGACCCTGTGTATGCTGATTGTGTTCGTGGTGGAGCGGTATCTGTCGCTCTACGGCAACGCCAAAGGTAAGAGCTCCGTTCAGGTGTTCTTCAAGAAGCTGGTCACCCTGCTTCAGGGAGACGATTTCGACGGCGCCTTGGCGGCCTGTGACAAGCAGCGCGGCACCACCGCCAACGTCCTCCGGGCCGGTATCGAGCGGTATCGTGAAGTGAAAACCGACAAATCCATGAACGCCGAGAAGCGCATCCAGCTCACGCAGGCGGCTATCGAAGAGGCCAACGCCCTAGAAGGGCCGCTCCTTGAGCGCAACTTGATCGCCCTCTCGACCATCGCCTCCATCGCCACTATGATCGGGCTCTTGGGAACCACGATCGGTATGATTCGCGCCTTTGCAGCTACCGGCAACGTCGAGGGCGGTGTTATCGATGCCTCACAGCTCGCGGTTGGAATCTCCGAAGCACTGGTGAACACGGCCGGCGGTCTCATCTCCGGTATCCTGGGGATCTTCTTCTATAACTTCTTTGTAAATAAGGTAGACGCCTTCAACTACACCACCGACGAGGCCACGTTTGAGGTGATGCAGATACTGAAGTCGAAAGAGGGTATCTAA
- a CDS encoding thiamine pyrophosphate-dependent enzyme, translated as MEVLALIDKLKHYDGKLPSRAKDNQPLEGYSGKTPAELKRMLRTMLTARRVEREEKLLLRKGYNRFFIGCGGKELMDVAFAENLRPNDPFVGYYRNKAFDIHRGSSLWDKMLEAIGDYRAPNKGQQIPAHPGYPDLAIIPQASPTGSHAIEAAGIAEAIGHPVPISQLSQYPGGRYPADAVTLCCIGEGSTSEAEFARAVFYSVFYKSKAVYAIYNCGWAISVSVEEQFPEGDPTTPFEGYQRFGLKILHVDGTDVKDALAKAAEAVDYARSGKGPVLMNIRVTREGSHSGSDDQSFYMDPVEQDWHTYNDCILKTSNAFIEDGVITPKEIAEIWDELDKKITELSTEAVATFQPKTTEAVKNLVYHYDFEQARETWKKYRQACRFDRAEKFREYHEKGYFTTPELPEHVGPMTMRFAINYTLFDLFHLTEDVLMFGEDVADFSGHMIEEKEKQAKLKGKGGVFLVSKNLQREFGNHRCFNTPLDEVGILGRAAGHCYQGRRPMPEIQFLDYMSPAYQVLKDRIATTYQRSGGLFTMPMVIRTTYGGYKQGAGAFWHSEGNLGTWMNIPGLLIAAPSNAYDAAGLLKTAWATDNPVLFCESVALYNRRDWEGVPMEASVPDIDELIPFGVAKVYYPEHTDVGIITYGATFQMCRKAAEILKERGIHVRIVDLRTVKPIDEEAIVQTAKDCGKVIVITEDRFPGGAAATISAIITGGEGLFHLEAPVKLVTAIDSRVAYGMDGDAACLPNVDKIVAAVEDIHDRY; from the coding sequence TTGGAAGTCCTGGCACTTATAGACAAGTTAAAACACTATGACGGCAAACTGCCGAGCCGTGCTAAAGACAATCAGCCGTTGGAAGGGTACTCCGGCAAGACCCCGGCCGAATTGAAGCGCATGCTGCGCACGATGCTCACCGCCCGACGCGTCGAGCGCGAGGAAAAACTGCTCCTGCGGAAAGGGTACAACCGGTTCTTCATCGGCTGCGGCGGCAAGGAACTCATGGATGTCGCGTTCGCCGAAAATCTTCGCCCCAACGACCCGTTCGTCGGCTATTATCGCAACAAGGCGTTTGATATTCACCGCGGGTCGTCCTTATGGGACAAAATGCTTGAGGCCATCGGAGACTATCGCGCCCCCAACAAGGGCCAGCAGATTCCGGCCCATCCGGGCTATCCCGATTTGGCGATCATCCCGCAGGCGTCACCGACCGGGTCACATGCGATCGAAGCGGCCGGTATCGCCGAGGCGATCGGACATCCGGTGCCTATCTCGCAGCTCTCACAGTATCCGGGCGGGCGGTATCCCGCAGATGCCGTCACGCTGTGCTGCATCGGTGAGGGATCAACCTCCGAGGCCGAGTTCGCCCGTGCCGTATTTTATTCCGTCTTTTACAAATCCAAAGCGGTGTACGCAATCTACAACTGCGGGTGGGCTATTTCGGTCTCGGTCGAAGAGCAGTTTCCCGAAGGGGATCCCACGACACCCTTCGAGGGGTACCAGCGTTTCGGCCTGAAAATTCTTCATGTCGACGGGACCGATGTCAAGGATGCGCTCGCCAAGGCAGCCGAGGCCGTGGATTATGCCCGGTCCGGCAAGGGTCCGGTCCTCATGAACATCCGGGTCACCCGTGAAGGGTCGCACTCCGGTTCGGACGACCAGTCGTTCTATATGGATCCAGTGGAACAGGACTGGCATACCTACAACGACTGCATTCTCAAAACATCCAATGCGTTTATCGAAGACGGTGTTATCACACCCAAAGAGATCGCCGAAATTTGGGACGAGCTCGACAAGAAGATCACCGAGCTTTCAACTGAGGCGGTGGCCACGTTTCAGCCGAAAACTACCGAGGCTGTCAAGAATCTCGTCTATCACTATGACTTTGAGCAGGCCAGGGAAACCTGGAAGAAATATCGGCAGGCCTGCCGATTCGACCGCGCGGAGAAGTTCCGGGAGTATCATGAGAAGGGATATTTCACCACGCCTGAGCTGCCCGAACATGTCGGCCCCATGACCATGCGCTTTGCCATCAACTACACCCTGTTCGACCTGTTCCATCTGACCGAGGATGTTCTCATGTTTGGCGAGGATGTCGCCGATTTCAGTGGCCACATGATCGAGGAAAAAGAAAAACAGGCCAAGCTGAAAGGGAAGGGGGGCGTTTTTCTGGTGAGTAAGAATCTCCAACGCGAGTTCGGCAATCACCGCTGTTTCAACACCCCGCTCGATGAAGTGGGGATTCTGGGGCGTGCGGCGGGACACTGCTATCAGGGTAGACGACCTATGCCGGAGATCCAGTTTCTGGATTACATGTCACCCGCATATCAGGTGCTCAAAGATCGTATCGCCACGACCTATCAGCGTTCCGGCGGCCTCTTCACGATGCCGATGGTGATTCGCACCACGTATGGCGGCTATAAGCAGGGTGCGGGAGCGTTCTGGCATTCCGAAGGAAACCTCGGTACTTGGATGAATATCCCGGGTCTGCTCATCGCTGCACCGTCGAATGCCTACGACGCTGCCGGGCTGCTTAAAACCGCCTGGGCGACCGACAACCCGGTGCTCTTCTGCGAATCGGTCGCACTCTATAATCGCCGCGACTGGGAGGGGGTCCCCATGGAGGCATCCGTACCGGACATTGACGAGCTTATTCCCTTCGGCGTAGCCAAGGTTTACTACCCTGAGCATACGGATGTCGGCATTATCACCTATGGCGCCACTTTCCAGATGTGCCGCAAGGCGGCGGAGATCCTCAAGGAACGCGGTATTCACGTCCGCATAGTCGATCTTCGCACCGTGAAACCGATCGATGAAGAAGCTATTGTTCAGACCGCCAAAGATTGCGGCAAAGTGATCGTGATCACGGAAGACCGTTTCCCGGGTGGCGCTGCGGCCACCATATCGGCAATTATCACTGGTGGCGAAGGGCTGTTCCATCTCGAGGCCCCGGTCAAGCTGGTGACGGCAATCGACTCTCGCGTAGCCTACGGCATGGATGGCGATGCCGCCTGCCTGCCGAATGTCGACAAGATCGTAGCGGCTGTAGAAGACATCCACGATCGATACTGA
- a CDS encoding S9 family peptidase: MYHTKTRGHVRKPLEAKDLFKLQIMTSITISPDERRVAYTVERIDAEENKYYCNLFVRDIVNKSDRQFTFGKQQDGKPSWSPDGSTLAFVSTREKKTGIYLMPAAGGAENKLIELDATIGELLWSPDGRTLIFPLRYKDSHFIADEKKKTEPPVYRHVTRLLYRLDGVGFLPKDKFQLYALEVATAKLRRITSGNRDNHSPALSPDGKWVVYVSNRSKDPDLESLRDDLFVIPFKGGKERLIPTPAGPKGSPRFSPDGKLIAYIGHANPRDPWGVTNHHVWLVGLNGTPRAHDLMPKFDRMVYDQSIGDLEDVHERLLLEWSRDGKRLFFLSSDTGTTNFYYIPRAGGRPTRIFKGKCHIKSFSVGNYTETAALLYADLETPCDLVTCPTVYGGEKRMMEHTRLNRFLRTERKLGRTREVLFQSFDGTEVQGWLVTPPNFKPGRKYPSILEIHGGPRVQYAFTFFHEMQFLAAQGYVVFYTNPRGGSGRGETWADAISGGWGDLDYKDCMAAANWLEKQSFINKKRMGVTGGSYGGYMANWIVGHTDRFKAAVTQRSVVELLSFFGSSDIGWSLEREFGGWPWKNKENYEHSSPINYCHRVKTPLLILHNERDHRCNIEQAEQLFTRLKVLGKTVEMVRFPDEFHGLSRHGRPDRRIARLEWMLKWFDRYLKR; the protein is encoded by the coding sequence ATGTACCATACCAAAACCAGAGGGCATGTGCGAAAACCGCTCGAAGCCAAGGACCTGTTCAAACTTCAGATCATGACCTCAATCACTATATCGCCGGATGAACGACGCGTTGCCTACACGGTTGAGAGGATCGATGCCGAAGAGAACAAGTACTACTGCAACCTGTTCGTCCGTGACATTGTGAACAAATCGGACCGGCAGTTTACGTTCGGGAAGCAACAAGACGGCAAGCCGTCCTGGTCACCCGATGGCAGCACACTGGCATTTGTCTCCACTCGGGAGAAAAAGACCGGCATCTACCTCATGCCGGCCGCCGGCGGGGCCGAGAACAAGCTGATCGAACTCGACGCCACCATTGGGGAGCTGCTGTGGAGTCCCGACGGTCGCACGCTCATTTTTCCTCTGCGGTACAAAGATTCCCACTTCATCGCCGACGAGAAGAAAAAGACCGAGCCGCCGGTGTACCGTCATGTTACCCGGCTGCTTTACCGGTTGGACGGGGTCGGATTCCTGCCGAAAGACAAGTTCCAGTTATACGCGCTCGAAGTTGCCACCGCAAAGCTGAGACGTATCACCAGTGGTAACCGGGACAACCACTCCCCTGCCCTGTCGCCCGATGGCAAATGGGTGGTTTATGTTTCCAACCGGTCAAAAGACCCGGACCTCGAAAGCCTTCGCGACGATCTGTTCGTCATACCGTTCAAAGGAGGAAAGGAGCGGCTGATCCCCACACCGGCGGGGCCAAAAGGGTCGCCTCGCTTCTCACCTGACGGAAAGCTGATCGCGTATATCGGTCATGCGAATCCACGAGATCCGTGGGGTGTCACCAACCACCATGTCTGGCTGGTGGGTCTGAACGGCACCCCCAGGGCGCATGACCTGATGCCGAAATTCGACCGCATGGTGTACGACCAATCGATCGGGGACCTTGAGGACGTGCACGAACGGCTGCTTCTGGAATGGTCACGCGATGGGAAGCGGTTGTTCTTCCTGTCATCAGACACCGGCACGACCAACTTCTATTACATTCCCAGGGCAGGCGGCAGGCCGACCCGGATATTCAAGGGGAAATGCCATATCAAGAGCTTCAGTGTCGGCAACTACACTGAAACCGCCGCACTCCTGTACGCTGATCTGGAAACACCGTGTGACCTGGTGACCTGCCCCACCGTTTACGGAGGAGAGAAGCGGATGATGGAACACACCCGGCTAAACCGGTTCCTGCGTACCGAACGGAAGCTAGGACGGACGCGGGAGGTACTGTTCCAGTCATTCGATGGCACTGAAGTGCAGGGATGGCTCGTCACACCTCCGAATTTCAAACCGGGTCGCAAGTACCCATCGATCCTTGAGATCCATGGTGGCCCCCGAGTTCAGTATGCGTTCACGTTTTTCCATGAGATGCAGTTCCTTGCGGCCCAGGGCTACGTGGTGTTCTACACCAATCCGCGAGGTGGTTCCGGTCGAGGCGAGACCTGGGCAGACGCTATTTCCGGCGGGTGGGGGGACCTTGACTACAAAGACTGCATGGCGGCGGCCAACTGGCTGGAGAAACAGAGCTTCATCAACAAGAAGCGCATGGGGGTTACCGGCGGCTCTTATGGTGGCTATATGGCCAACTGGATAGTTGGACACACCGACCGTTTCAAAGCAGCCGTCACACAGCGATCGGTTGTGGAGTTGTTGTCCTTTTTCGGGTCATCAGACATCGGATGGTCCTTGGAACGAGAATTTGGCGGCTGGCCGTGGAAAAACAAAGAGAACTACGAACACTCCTCACCGATCAACTACTGTCACCGGGTGAAAACACCCCTTTTGATCCTGCACAATGAGCGCGACCACCGCTGTAACATCGAACAGGCAGAGCAACTGTTCACCCGACTCAAGGTGCTTGGTAAAACCGTCGAGATGGTACGATTTCCGGACGAATTTCACGGGCTGTCGCGCCACGGCCGACCGGACCGGAGGATCGCGCGCCTCGAGTGGATGCTGAAGTGGTTTGACCGGTATCTGAAGAGATAA